One Coccinella septempunctata chromosome X, icCocSept1.1, whole genome shotgun sequence genomic window carries:
- the LOC123321370 gene encoding cullin-4A, producing the protein MSRQRKQEDNCPFQRSVDTSGSPNCKLRRLFETDENMSDNSVDPNRRPNFSNVGYVQVGNGFSRNLNMVQLKPTAAKKIVIKNLKSEPKLPDDYRDQTWEKLSSAVLAIQQSKPNQYSLEELYQAVENMCNHKMAHTLYTNLYTLTETHVCQNIQQFLSENMDRFLFLRKMNETWLSHCNQMIMIRSIFLYLDRTYVLQNPNISSIWDMGLELFRKYIVLNTLVQTRIVEGLLMLIEKERHGDKVDRTLLKSLLRMLTDLQIYESAFEQKFLQSTERLYATEGQRLMQEFEVPAYLSHVHKRIEEENERVIHYLDSSTKYQLIHTVEKQLLSEHISNILQKGLDSLLEENRIDDLSLLYQLFSRVKNGLIELCSAFNAYIKKRGRTIVIDPEKDKTMVQELLDFKDTMDSVVQICFNRNEKFSNSLKEAFEYFINQRTNKPAELIAKFVDSKLRAGNKEATEEELERLLDKIMVLFRFIHGKDVFEAFYKKDLAKRLLVGKSASVDSEKSMLSKLKQECGGGFTSKLEGMFKDMELSKDINIAFKQHLNNAQDLIPLDMTVNILTMGYWPTYTATDVTLPEEMVKFQDIFKDFYLSKHSGRKLQWQPTLGHCVLKAQFRAGPKELVVSLFQTLVILLFNKYDELSFDYIKVVTNIEDGELRRTLQSLACGKARVLVKIPKGREVEDNDKFKFNNEFVNKLFRIKINQIQMKETSEEQKATEERVFQDRQYQIDAAIVRIMKMRKTLSHNLLISELYNQLKFPVKPADLKKRIESLIDRDYMERDKDNPNQYNYVA; encoded by the exons ATGTCCAGGCAACGTAAACAAGAGGACAACTGTCCTTTTCAAAGGTCTGTAGATACATCAGGTTCACCAAACTGTAAACTAAGGAGATTGTTCGAAACTGACGAAAATATGAGTGATAATTCAGTAGACCCCAATAGAAGACCGAACTTTTCAAATGTAGGATATGTTCAGGTCGGCAATGGTTTCAGTAGAAATTTGAACATGGTCCAATTGAAGCCTACAGCAGctaaaaaaattgttatcaAAAATCTTAAAA GTGAACCAAAACTACCTGATGACTATAGAGATCAGACATGGGAAAAACTAAGCAGTGCAGTTTTAGCCATACAACAGTCCAAACCAAATCAGTACTCTTTAGAGGAATTGTATCAAGCCGTTGAAAATATGTGCAATCATAAGATGGCCCATACCCTGTACACTAATTTATATACTTTGACAGAGACCCATGTTTGTCAAAATATACaacaatttttatcagaaaatatGGATCGTTTTTTATTCCTCAGGAAAATGAACGAAACATGGTTGAGCCACTGTAATCAGATGATAATGATTCGTAGTATATTCTTGTATTTAGATAGAACTTATGTACTGCAAAATCCTAACATTAGTTCTATTTGGGATATGGGTTTGGAATTGTTTAGGAAGTATATTGTGTTGAACACATTAGTTCAGACTCGCATAGTCGAGGGATTATTAATGTTGATCGAGAAAGAACGTCATGGGGATAAAGTAGATAGAACTTTACTTAAATCTTTACTTAGAATGTTAACAGACCTCCAGATATATGAAAGTGCTTTCGAACAAAAGTTCCTCCAGTCCACAGAACGTTTATATGCGACAGAAGGCCAACGTCTAATGCAAGAGTTCGAGGTTCCTGCCTACTTGAGTCACGTCCACAAAAGAATTGAGGAGGAGAACGAACGAGTCATTCACTACTTAGATTCAAGTACCAAATACCAGTTGATCCATACAGTTGAAAAACAACTCCTGAGCGAGCATATAAGTAATATACTTCAAAAGGGTCTAGATAGTTTGCTGGAAGAAAATCGAATCGACGATCTTTCACTCTTATATCAGCTGTTCAGTCGAGTGAAGAATGGTTTGATAGAATTGTGTAGTGCCTTCAATGCCTATATCAAGAAAAGGGGACGTACCATAGTCATAGATCCTGAAAAAGACAAAACGATGGTTCAGGAGCTCCTTGACTTTAAAGACACGATGGACAGTGTTGTGCAAATTTGCTTCAACAGAAACGAGAAGTTCTCCAATTCATTGAAGGAGGCTTTCGAATATTTCATCAATCAAAGAACTAATAAACCTGCAGAACTTATTG CTAAATTCGTGGATTCCAAGCTCCGAGCAGGTAATAAAGAAGCAACGGAGGAAGAACTTGAGCGTTTATTAGACAAAATAATGGTTTTGTTCCGATTTATACACGGCAAAGATGTTTTTGAggctttctataaaaaagacctGGCGAAACGGTTACTGGTTGGAAAATCAGCCAGTGTAGATTCCGAAAAAAGTATGCTTAGTAAGTTGAAGCAAGAATGTGGTGGTGGTTTCACATCTAAATTAGAAGGAATGTTCAAAGACATGGAACTCAGTAAAGACATAAATATTGCATTCAAGCAGCACTTGAATAATGCTCAAGACCTTATTCCATTAGACATGACGGTCAATATACTAACGATGGGATATTGGCCTACTTATACAGCTACAGATGTTACCCTTCCAGAGGAAATGGTTAAATTTCAAGacattttcaaagatttttatTTAAGTAAACACAGCGGACGAAAATTACAGTGGCAGCCGACGTTGGGCCATTGTGTGCTTAAAGCCCAATTCCGAGCAGGACCAAAAGAATTAGTTGTTTCCCTATTTCAAACTTTGGTTATACTGCTCTTCAATAAGTATGATGAATTGTCCTTTGACTATATAAAAGTGGTAACTAACATAGAAGATGGGGAATTGAGACGGACTCTGCAATCTTTAGCTTGTGGCAAAGCGAGAGTTTTAGTTAAAATTCCAAAAGGAAGAGAGGTTGAGGATAAtgataaattcaaattcaacaatGAGTTTGTCAATAAGTTGTTTAGAATAAAGATAAACCAAATTCAGATGAAAGAAACA AGCGAAGAACAAAAGGCTACTGAAGAAAGAGTATTCCAGGACCGGCAGTATCAAATAGATGCAGCGATAGTGCGTATTATGAAGATGAGAAAAACGCTTAGTCACAATTTACTGATCAGTGAGTTGTATAATCAGTTGAAATTCCCTGTTAAG CCAGCAGATTTGAAGAAAAGAATAGAGTCTCTCATCGACAGGGACTACATGGAAAGGGATAAAGACAACCCTAATCAATACAACTACGTCGCCTAA